A single bacterium DNA region contains:
- a CDS encoding sensor histidine kinase — translation MVTLDLPRIFAPSLQANLLKARCQNAKLQDSPWVDGLLRAVRDPLVILNEDRRVIKANQVLLDLFGLEDEAQVLGTLLEIREPQDFAASEEFLHIEDDDFWIVTIVDRRDETRRRALEKVFLHDILNTAGGVQGLSEVMAEADPGDMEALKDSVRHLADQLVDEITAQRDFLAAENGDLHVDHRPVGSREMTAMIAQRYRNHPATGDRHVVVAPSETSAQFHTDPTLLLRILGNMVKNALEASRDGAVVTISHGTKPGHVWFAVHNPGFIPEEIQSRIFTRSFSTKGAGRGLGTYGMRLLAERFLAGRVEFRSDPVDGTTFRVILPDGGPGTPA, via the coding sequence ATGGTGACCCTCGATCTGCCCCGCATCTTCGCGCCCTCGCTCCAGGCCAATCTCCTGAAGGCCCGCTGCCAGAACGCCAAGCTCCAGGACTCGCCCTGGGTCGACGGCCTGCTGCGCGCGGTGCGGGATCCGCTGGTGATCCTCAACGAGGACCGCCGGGTGATCAAGGCGAACCAGGTGCTGCTCGACCTGTTCGGGCTCGAGGACGAAGCGCAGGTGCTGGGCACCCTGCTGGAGATCCGCGAGCCGCAGGACTTCGCGGCGAGCGAGGAGTTCCTCCACATCGAAGACGACGACTTCTGGATCGTGACCATCGTCGACCGCCGCGACGAGACCCGCCGCCGCGCCCTGGAGAAGGTCTTCCTGCACGACATCCTCAACACGGCGGGCGGCGTACAGGGCCTGTCCGAAGTGATGGCCGAGGCCGATCCCGGCGACATGGAGGCCCTCAAGGATTCGGTGCGCCACCTGGCCGACCAGCTCGTCGACGAGATCACGGCCCAGCGCGACTTCCTCGCCGCCGAGAACGGCGACCTGCACGTGGATCACCGGCCGGTGGGCAGCCGTGAGATGACGGCCATGATCGCGCAGCGCTACCGCAACCATCCGGCCACCGGCGACCGCCACGTGGTCGTGGCGCCGTCCGAGACCTCGGCCCAGTTCCACACCGACCCGACGCTGCTGCTGCGCATCCTCGGCAACATGGTCAAGAACGCGCTCGAAGCGAGCCGCGACGGCGCGGTGGTGACGATCTCCCACGGCACGAAGCCCGGGCATGTGTGGTTCGCCGTCCACAACCCGGGCTTCATTCCCGAAGAGATCCAGTCGCGCATCTTCACCCGCTCGTTCTCCACCAAGGGCGCCGGGCGGGGACTCGGCACCTACGGCATGCGCCTGCTGGCCGAACGCTTCCTCGCCGGCCGGGTCGAGTTCCGTTCCGACCCGGTCGACGGGACCACGTTCCGCGTCATCCTGCCTGACGGCGGGCCTGGTACACCAGCCTGA
- a CDS encoding sigma-70 family RNA polymerase sigma factor has protein sequence MQGDHAELLRRCQQGDELAWEVLVRAHQGRICSIAYGYVGEQDEALDLAQDIFVRVYDRLHTCDDPERFVSWLIRIARNACIDHLRRRKARPPRQDIPAEDMHDLAHGGPTPEDELVRSSRQRLVHRALQELSEINREIIILKDIQGLPLEEISTMLDLPLGTVKSRSSRARLELAKVVTNLGHGPHGPAGAEAAL, from the coding sequence ATGCAGGGCGACCACGCCGAACTGTTGAGACGCTGCCAGCAAGGCGACGAGCTGGCCTGGGAGGTGCTCGTGAGAGCGCATCAGGGACGCATATGCTCCATCGCCTACGGCTACGTGGGCGAGCAGGACGAGGCCCTCGACCTCGCCCAGGACATCTTCGTCCGCGTCTACGACCGCCTGCACACCTGCGACGACCCCGAGCGCTTCGTCTCCTGGCTGATCCGCATCGCACGCAACGCCTGCATCGACCACCTGCGCCGGCGCAAGGCGCGCCCGCCCCGGCAGGACATCCCGGCCGAGGACATGCACGACCTGGCCCACGGCGGCCCGACCCCCGAGGACGAGCTCGTGCGCTCGTCACGGCAGCGGCTGGTGCACCGGGCCCTGCAGGAGCTCAGCGAGATCAACCGCGAGATCATCATCCTCAAGGACATCCAGGGGCTGCCCCTCGAGGAGATCAGCACCATGCTCGATCTGCCCCTCGGCACGGTGAAGAGCCGCTCGAGCCGGGCCCGCCTGGAACTGGCCAAGGTGGTCACGAACCTCGGGCACGGTCCGCACGGCCCGGCCGGCGCGGAGGCGGCGCTATGA
- a CDS encoding glycosyltransferase family 4 protein, producing the protein MDALVREAAAAGHAQQAVVGTPADDPAPDVGGLAADAVTSVRFAAPGCATAADLPFPVPGMSDVMPYPSSVWSRLDAGQLAAYRRVWRERLAAAVARFRPDIIHTHHVWLMSSLLKDVAPQVPVALTCHSTGLRQMTLTPGLADEVRRGCRRIERFCVLRDDHGDAIRDALGVGPARIVRVGAGYRDDLFHAVGRPRELPPHLVYVGKLAEAKGLPWLLDACTPLAAEAPGFTLHVAGDGAGPEADHLRRRLAALPWVAHHGQLDQAALAGLMRGCRVAVLPSFYEGVPLVLVEAAACGCRVVATDLPGVVERLAPALGARLSLVPLPRLVGVDRPAPADLPAFTARLRDALAAALAAAPDGTADLGPFTWRAVYGRVAAVWRDLAGPGHD; encoded by the coding sequence TTGGACGCGCTGGTGCGGGAAGCCGCCGCCGCGGGGCACGCACAGCAGGCCGTTGTCGGCACGCCCGCCGACGACCCGGCGCCGGACGTGGGCGGGCTCGCCGCCGACGCGGTGACCAGCGTGCGCTTCGCCGCCCCGGGCTGCGCCACCGCCGCCGACCTCCCCTTTCCCGTGCCCGGCATGAGCGACGTGATGCCCTACCCGAGCTCGGTGTGGTCGCGGCTCGACGCCGGTCAGCTCGCGGCCTACCGGCGCGTGTGGCGCGAGCGCCTCGCCGCGGCCGTGGCCCGCTTCCGACCCGACATCATCCACACCCACCACGTCTGGCTCATGTCGTCGCTGCTGAAGGACGTGGCGCCGCAGGTGCCGGTGGCGCTCACCTGCCACAGCACGGGCCTGCGCCAGATGACGCTGACGCCCGGCCTCGCCGACGAGGTGCGGCGGGGGTGCCGGCGCATCGAGCGGTTCTGCGTGCTGCGCGACGACCACGGCGACGCCATCCGCGACGCCCTGGGCGTGGGGCCCGCGCGGATCGTGCGGGTCGGCGCCGGCTACCGGGACGATCTCTTCCACGCCGTGGGCCGGCCGCGCGAGCTGCCGCCCCACCTGGTCTACGTGGGCAAGCTGGCCGAAGCCAAGGGCCTGCCCTGGCTGCTCGACGCCTGCACGCCCCTGGCCGCAGAAGCGCCGGGGTTCACGCTGCACGTGGCCGGCGACGGCGCCGGTCCCGAGGCCGACCACCTGCGGCGACGGCTGGCGGCGTTGCCCTGGGTCGCGCATCACGGCCAGCTCGATCAGGCCGCCCTGGCCGGACTGATGCGCGGCTGCCGCGTGGCCGTGCTGCCGTCGTTCTACGAAGGCGTGCCGCTGGTGCTGGTGGAGGCCGCGGCCTGCGGTTGCCGCGTCGTCGCCACCGACCTGCCCGGCGTGGTCGAGCGCCTCGCGCCGGCGCTGGGCGCCCGACTCTCGCTGGTGCCGCTGCCGCGCCTGGTCGGCGTCGACCGGCCCGCACCGGCCGACCTGCCGGCCTTCACCGCGCGCCTGCGCGACGCCCTCGCCGCGGCGCTCGCGGCGGCGCCCGACGGCACGGCCGATCTCGGGCCCTTCACCTGGCGGGCCGTCTACGGGCGCGTCGCCGCCGTCTGGCGGGATCTGGCCGGACCCGGGCACGACTAA
- a CDS encoding zf-HC2 domain-containing protein: protein MNDRRDHEHPFRDHDADAFVDGVLGRTSGKACGRALDQLDALLDGELHGLDRRLVQAHLEHCPGCSSVAVTLGWLGPALPAMAVLDPGPAFTARVLDRTVRARVSRSAPAHPGGLAGLMDRVGRWWEEQILRPAFATQVAYVATVLVVLATATPWSPLRGAPGRALEIVSAGPREVPVVGPALVGAGEWLETGAASVTGAGRARAEARRGSLVRAWEERRERSAPAREELKTHLETAATRARAGALSEAGYEVLAAARSGRTAWTTWWHASDEHGPSGP from the coding sequence ATGAACGACCGCCGCGACCACGAGCACCCCTTCCGCGACCACGACGCCGACGCCTTCGTCGACGGCGTGCTCGGACGCACCAGCGGCAAGGCCTGCGGCCGCGCCCTCGACCAGCTCGACGCCCTGCTCGACGGCGAGCTGCACGGGCTGGATCGGCGCCTCGTCCAGGCGCATCTGGAGCACTGCCCCGGCTGCAGCAGCGTGGCCGTGACCCTCGGCTGGCTGGGCCCGGCGCTGCCGGCCATGGCCGTGCTCGACCCGGGGCCGGCCTTCACCGCCCGCGTGCTCGACCGCACCGTGCGCGCCCGGGTGTCGCGTTCGGCGCCCGCGCACCCCGGCGGCCTGGCGGGGCTCATGGATCGCGTCGGCCGCTGGTGGGAGGAGCAGATCCTGCGCCCCGCCTTCGCGACCCAGGTGGCCTACGTGGCGACGGTGCTCGTCGTCCTGGCCACGGCGACGCCCTGGTCGCCCCTGCGCGGGGCGCCGGGCCGGGCCCTGGAGATCGTGAGCGCCGGGCCGCGCGAGGTGCCCGTGGTGGGCCCCGCCCTGGTGGGCGCCGGCGAGTGGCTGGAAACGGGCGCGGCGAGCGTGACCGGCGCCGGCCGGGCCCGGGCCGAGGCCCGGCGCGGCAGCCTGGTCCGGGCCTGGGAAGAGCGGCGCGAGCGCAGCGCCCCCGCGCGCGAGGAATTGAAGACCCACCTGGAAACCGCGGCGACGCGGGCCCGGGCGGGCGCCCTGAGCGAGGCCGGCTACGAGGTGCTGGCCGCCGCCCGCAGCGGGCGCACCGCCTGGACGACCTGGTGGCACGCATCCGATGAACATGGACCCAGTGGACCCTGA